From a region of the Spirochaetota bacterium genome:
- a CDS encoding GtrA family protein has protein sequence MISKLIHIYNNNKKEIKLFLKYCIVGVSNTIVGLGTILILYNIFKVDYRLSNIIGYTLGLINSFILNKMWTFRSKSVFYKEIIPFFLFFLVSYIINLGAVVFCVEILLINKNISQLIGMVFYTSTNFIGNRLWTFKNELL, from the coding sequence ATGATCTCTAAACTTATTCATATATATAATAACAACAAGAAAGAAATAAAGCTCTTTCTTAAGTATTGTATTGTTGGTGTTTCAAATACTATTGTTGGATTAGGAACAATACTAATACTATATAATATCTTTAAGGTTGACTATAGGCTTTCAAATATAATAGGCTATACTTTAGGACTGATAAATAGCTTTATACTAAATAAAATGTGGACATTTAGATCAAAAAGCGTATTCTACAAGGAGATAATTCCTTTTTTCCTATTTTTTTTAGTAAGCTATATTATTAACTTAGGAGCTGTAGTCTTTTGCGTTGAGATTCTATTGATTAACAAAAATATAAGCCAACTCATAGGAATGGTTTTTTATACTAGCACTAATTTTATTGGTAACAGATTATGGACTTTTAAAAATGAACTACTATAA
- a CDS encoding polysaccharide biosynthesis/export family protein, producing MIRLLLVLMIIYYPSISISSPKDKEYTVGIGDILEISILQPEQVTKENAVTPSGEISVPYIGSLKVKGKTISEIQLDIQQRLANGYLKYPIVTVTLLESRSRNFTISGMVQNAGSYPLGEYTTVLKAIAIAGGLSNYASGKVVVHRFRKDRPGKNIIKIDIKKVMKGDAEDVVLMSGDYVYVSD from the coding sequence ATGATACGTTTATTGCTTGTATTAATGATTATATACTATCCATCGATTTCTATCTCATCACCAAAAGATAAAGAATATACAGTAGGTATTGGTGATATATTAGAGATTAGCATATTGCAGCCAGAACAAGTTACTAAAGAAAATGCTGTAACCCCTTCTGGTGAGATATCTGTCCCCTATATTGGTAGTCTTAAGGTTAAGGGTAAGACAATAAGTGAAATCCAATTAGATATACAGCAGAGACTTGCTAATGGTTATTTAAAGTATCCGATTGTTACTGTAACACTTCTGGAATCTCGAAGCAGAAATTTTACAATTTCCGGCATGGTGCAAAATGCGGGTTCATACCCTTTAGGAGAATATACTACGGTTTTAAAGGCGATAGCTATTGCAGGGGGATTATCGAATTATGCTTCTGGTAAGGTTGTTGTGCATAGATTTAGAAAAGATAGACCTGGAAAGAATATTATCAAGATAGATATTAAAAAGGTTATGAAAGGAGATGCTGAAGATGTGGTACTTATGTCAGGGGATTATGTTTATGTATCGGATTGA
- a CDS encoding fibronectin type III domain-containing protein: MKKNKDYFTEYISLKSILQWLYTPIMILMLSLFSIGWKCNNDIELSLPLSPNNLIANAATSSLIELNWQDNSANEVGFKIEKKYIGESFIEIETVAPDVTSFNDIGFIEGITYYRVRAFNDNGFSEYSNEAKAILEEDCIESDPSWQNHSLTESLYDTFTADVVVIPDNDNIDGIFAFSDGSGATFSDFAILVRFNETGLIDIRNGDSYEADETVPYTLGICYQFRLAVDVTNHTFSVYVTPENTSETMIAMDYIFRTEQNTVTNLNNIGVWADDGGSLQVCNLTITSTEPTEPPAAPSNLDIQSISPNRIDLIWNDNSNNEQEFRIEKKISDGTFIEIATVPKNTEIFSDTSVAPETPYSYKIRAYNIVDYSGYSNEISTTTPPQPPPTDGIIIDHTCTKLTDIPVEYVAKVKEELSVHYCGRSHACQIYWPGLREVDSNGGGNWDYYYPSNDTPLSNNSRLDLVHYIGSDPGIEPHEYFGGNSDSPAWDSRPYPIETYLDAHPEINVAGIEWCGELHLTNQGANSNYVDGYIRAMSNLEERYNGANDRKITFVYFTTNTQYRDDDTDMGGSNLDEKQARAHLNNERIRAHCYENNCVLYDFADLDIYCPVDGNGDFDPNSDNWVKEPNRSAVISYSDETHDNELRNISFPVSYMGGPGNVNPIGWGNYNITYYHTTLAHAEIKGQAFWYLLARIAGWDGQ; the protein is encoded by the coding sequence ATGAAAAAAAATAAGGATTATTTCACAGAATACATTTCATTAAAATCAATTTTACAATGGTTATACACACCTATTATGATATTAATGCTCAGTTTGTTTTCAATAGGATGGAAATGCAATAATGATATTGAATTATCGCTTCCACTATCGCCAAATAACCTCATTGCTAATGCAGCAACATCAAGTTTAATAGAATTGAACTGGCAGGATAACTCGGCAAATGAGGTTGGATTCAAAATTGAAAAGAAGTATATAGGAGAATCATTTATAGAGATTGAAACTGTAGCCCCAGATGTTACCTCTTTCAATGATATAGGTTTCATTGAGGGAATAACATATTATCGTGTTAGAGCCTTTAACGATAACGGTTTCTCAGAATATTCCAATGAGGCAAAGGCTATTTTAGAAGAAGATTGCATTGAAAGCGATCCCTCATGGCAAAACCATTCTCTTACAGAAAGTCTTTATGACACCTTCACAGCAGATGTGGTTGTAATACCTGATAACGATAATATAGATGGTATTTTTGCCTTTTCAGATGGATCGGGCGCGACATTTTCAGATTTTGCCATACTCGTGCGTTTTAATGAAACAGGTTTAATTGATATCCGCAACGGGGATTCATATGAAGCGGATGAAACAGTTCCCTATACTCTTGGCATATGTTATCAATTCCGCCTGGCAGTCGATGTAACAAATCATACCTTTAGCGTCTATGTGACGCCTGAAAACACAAGTGAAACCATGATTGCTATGGACTATATCTTTCGCACAGAACAGAATACTGTGACCAACTTGAATAATATTGGTGTATGGGCAGATGATGGTGGCTCACTTCAAGTATGTAACCTAACGATTACAAGTACTGAACCAACAGAACCACCTGCGGCCCCGAGCAATCTTGATATCCAGTCTATCTCCCCCAACCGTATCGATCTAATCTGGAATGACAATTCCAATAATGAACAGGAATTCAGAATCGAAAAAAAAATCTCTGATGGAACTTTCATCGAGATTGCTACAGTTCCTAAAAATACTGAAATATTCAGTGACACAAGTGTAGCACCAGAAACTCCTTATTCCTACAAAATAAGAGCTTATAATATTGTTGATTACTCCGGTTATTCCAATGAAATTAGCACGACTACACCTCCACAACCGCCCCCTACAGATGGAATTATTATTGACCATACCTGTACAAAACTAACTGACATACCTGTGGAATATGTTGCTAAGGTGAAAGAAGAGTTATCCGTACATTATTGCGGTAGATCTCATGCATGTCAAATATATTGGCCAGGATTGCGTGAAGTAGATAGCAATGGTGGAGGCAATTGGGATTATTATTACCCAAGCAATGATACCCCCCTCTCAAATAATTCAAGATTGGATCTTGTTCACTATATAGGATCTGATCCAGGTATCGAGCCTCATGAATATTTCGGCGGAAACTCTGACAGTCCAGCTTGGGATTCGCGTCCTTACCCAATTGAAACCTATCTTGATGCGCATCCCGAGATCAATGTTGCTGGTATTGAATGGTGTGGTGAATTACATCTTACTAATCAAGGCGCCAATTCTAATTATGTGGATGGTTACATTAGAGCGATGAGTAATCTTGAGGAAAGATATAATGGAGCGAATGATAGAAAAATTACTTTTGTCTATTTTACAACAAATACTCAATATAGAGATGATGATACCGATATGGGTGGTAGCAATTTGGATGAGAAACAAGCGCGGGCACATCTAAACAATGAGAGAATACGCGCTCATTGCTATGAAAATAATTGTGTACTATACGACTTTGCAGACTTGGATATTTATTGTCCTGTTGATGGAAATGGAGATTTTGATCCCAACAGTGATAATTGGGTAAAGGAGCCAAATAGAAGCGCAGTAATCAGTTATAGTGATGAGACACATGACAATGAACTAAGAAATATATCATTTCCGGTATCCTATATGGGAGGTCCTGGAAATGTAAATCCTATTGGTTGGGGAAATTATAATATTACATACTATCATACAACCTTAGCCCATGCTGAGATAAAAGGGCAGGCATTTTGGTATTTACTTGCCAGGATTGCTGGATGGGATGGCCAATAA